In Sorghum bicolor cultivar BTx623 chromosome 8, Sorghum_bicolor_NCBIv3, whole genome shotgun sequence, one genomic interval encodes:
- the LOC8071467 gene encoding MATH and LRR domain-containing protein PFE0570w: MTPEEVQAEAELRMRDIGQRFGAIPEDHDELLRLLEEAVFWLSRVDQSPPESMYNALRPTMAVLITNELLEHADLNVKVAITSCLTEVTRITAQEGAPYDDDVMKVVFKRIVETFGDLDDMNSPSFSRRVSILDSVARVRSCVLMLDLELDHMILDMFRHFFKTASTRHSEQVTHCMETIMMFVIQEGDDVHAELALCLLQNLTKEAQETLPASFGLAERVLGLCRDKLKPVLHELLNGTPLDEYSNVVTILFQDASDAGENNVDASGNDMAAEGKLSEKSVSNKSPQETSKVDRNVNCLGQECTSPSSTPTTAISNGAAPVHNVKSPDGPDSSKQKQELTSGDEQTPDSSKQKQELTFGDEQTPDSSKQKPELTSVDKQAKSSEQLISCDKEVKLSDVNSKKDHKLASSIGSEMSEQSKVDESLIASELSPETNDGDKRQLSETGNISAEESSKPTDTKPAVVKPKRGRPPAEKSQEKRPVGKKHASGLKSAKLDLITDSGGRATMQLNKDAAKSSSAKAAEGESGKKQHKTSMKLQKEDVVSDKDTNEVISLKKMVSPTRIDKSKGQQEDTGASSKRKRLQEAQETPLSKKSKMLDENLIGSRIKVWWPDDKMFYAGFVESFEHSSKKHKVSYDDGDIEFLVLKKERWEFIAEEQDTDGSSNTRHGRKVKGSSGQQMKEGKTGTPQSDVKNPPKKRGRPKGMRSSNNMPNAGGSVTPARLKGKSAEKDTQETPKIVSNSKKEGAKPSRSTGKAKDAVVKASSEDEPDSTNNSKDDAGRKDNNSKDEVKSSEAMDGSKTNGLSTKRKPEENEDESSEEEKGSAKTTRSTEERAASS; this comes from the exons ATGACGCCGGAGGAAGTGCAAGCTGAGGCCGAGCTGCGGATGCGCGACATCGGGCAGCGCTTTGGCGCTATCCCGGAGGACCACGACGAGCTGCTCCGGCTACTCGAG GAAGCCGTATTCTGGTTGTCCAGGGTGGATCAATCTCCACCTGAGAGCATGTACAATGCTCTTCGCCCCACTATGGCTGTTTTGATTACAAATGAGCTACTGGAACACGCTGATCTCAACGTGAAGGTTGCTATCACCTCTTGCTTAACTGAAGTTACTAGGATTACCGCGCAAGAGGGCGCCccctatgatgatgatgttatGAAG GTCGTGTTTAAGAGAATTGTGGAGACTTTTGGTGACTTGGATGATATGAACAGCCCCTCCTTTTCAAGGAGGGTTTCGATCCTTGATTCTGTTGCAAGGGTTCGTTCTTGTGTTCTGATGTTGGATCTTGAATTGGACCATATGATACTGGACATGTTCCGTCATTTCTTTAAAACTGCCTC CACCAGGCATTCAGAACAGGTCACCCACTGTATGGAAACTATAATGATGTTTGTAATTCAGGAAGGCGATGATGTCCATGCTGAACTAGCATTGTGCCTGCTTCAGAACCTTACAAAAGAAGCCCAA GAAACTCTCCCAGCATCTTTTGGACTTGCAGAGAGGGTACTAGGCCTATGCAGGGACAAGCTCAAACCAGTGCTTCATGAGTTACTTAATGGCACTCCCTTGGACGAATACAGCAATGTTGTTACAATTTTGTTCCAAGATGCTTCAGATGCTGGAGAAAACAATGTTGATGCATCAGGAAATGACATG GCAGCTGAAGGTAAACTTTCTGAAAAGTCTGTTTCTAACAAGTCACCACAG GAAACTTCAAAGGTGGACCGAAATGTCAATTGCTTAGGCCAAGAATGTACTAGTCCAAGCAGTACTCCCACAACTGCCATTAGCAATGGTGCTGCTCCAGTTCACAATGTCAAGTCTCCAGATGGACCAGATTCTTCAAAACAGAAGCAAGAACTGACTTCTGGTGACGAGCAGACACCCGATTCTTCTAAACAGAAGCAAGAACTGACTTTTGGCGATGAACAGACACCGGATTCTTCTAAACAGAAGCCAGAACTGACTTCTGTTGACAAGCAGGCAAAAAGTTCTGAGCAATTGATATCTTGTGACAAAGAAGTAAAGCTATCTGATGTCAATTCAAAGAAAGATCACAAGCTTGCTTCTTCCATTGGATCTGAGATGAGTGAACAATCAAAGGTTGATGAGAGTCTAATAGCATCTGAGTTATCCCCAGAGACAAATGATGGTGATAAAAGGCAGCTATCAGAGACTGGCAATATAAGTGCTGAGGAATCATCAAAACCAACTGATACTAAGCCTGCTGTGGTTAAGCCAAAGAGAGGCCGACCTCCAGCAGAAAAGTCTCAGGAGAAAAGGCCTGTTGGAAAGAAACATGCATCAGGCCTAAAATCTGCAAAACTTGATCTCATCACTGATTCTGGAGGGAGAGCTACAATGCAACTGAATAAAGATGCTGCGAAGTCTTCATCAGCTAAGGCTGCTGAAGGAGAATCTGGCAAGAaacaacataaaacaagtatgaAATTGCAGAAAGAAGATGTTGTCTCTGATAAAGACACCAATGAAGTTATTAGTTTGAAG AAAATGGTGTCCCCAACAAGGATCGATAAATCAAAAGGCCAACAAGAGGATACTGGGGCGTCATCAAAAAGAAAACGTTTGCAGGAAGCTCAAGAG ACCCCTCTATCAAAGAAAAGCAAAATGCTTGATGAAAACCTTATTGGCTCAAGAATCAAAGTTTGGTGGCCAGATGACAAAAT GTTCTATGCAGGTTTTGTTGAATCATTCGAGCATTCTTCAAAGAAGCATAAG GTTTCTTATGATGATGGTGATATTGAGTTTCTAGTGCTTAAGAAGGAAAGATGGGAGTTCATTGCTGAG GAACAAGACACAGATGGGTCATCTAATAC GCGACATGGCAGAAAAGTTAAAGGGAGCTCGGGTcaacaaatgaaggaaggaaaaACAGGGACACCTCAAAG TGATGTTAAGAATCCTCCTAAGAAGAGAGGGCGTCCAAAAGGCATGCGCTCCAGCAATAATATGCCAAATGCTGGTGGCTCTGTGACTCCAGCCAGACTGAAGGGAAAAAGTGCTGAGAAGGATACTCAAGAGACACCTAAGATTGTCAGCAACTCTAAGAAGGAAGGTGCAAAGCCCTCTCGATCTACTGGAAAGGCTAAGGATGCTGTTGTCAAGGCAAGCAGCGAGGATGAGCCTGATAGCACCAACAACTCAAAGGATGATGCTGGCAGGAAAGACAATAATTCAAAAGATGAAGTTAAATCCAGTGAAGCTATGGATGGATCCAAGACTAATGGTCTTTCAACCAAAAGGAAGCCAGAGGAGAATGAAGATGAGTCATCAGAGGAGGAGAAGGGGTCTGCTAAAACTACTAGAAGCACAGAAGAAAGAGCCGCATCTAGCTAG